From the Armatimonadota bacterium genome, the window CGCTGGCGCCGCCTCGACGCCTACACGACTGAAGCGGTTTTTGAACGTCTCTCAGACTGGCTATAAGGAGGGGGGCAGATGTTCGGTTTATCGCCAAAGCCTGTCTGGCGTGGACGAGTGGGGCAATGCACGGTGGAGCTGTACCAGGTGCTTTACCTGCGCAGCCTGAGGGCTGACGCATTGATTCTGCTCTCCAACCGCCTGTTGTGGATGGGGGCACGGGTGAGCAAGCGCATTCGCGATGAGGCGGGTGATCTGGTAGAGGAAGAAGCCCGCCGTCATGCCCCTCTGCCGCCGGGCGAGGCAATACACACGGGTGCCGGCATGCTGCGCGTGCGCTATATCGTGCACGCGAACCCGCTGAACGAGCAGCTGATTGCCACGCCACAGCTGCTGGCAGCCGCGCTGGACAACGCGCTAAAACGATGCGAAGAGCTGGGCGCACGCCGCGTGATTTTCCCGGACTTCACCGACCAGCTGGTGGGATGGAACGCCGAGGAGTGTGCGCACGCTATCCTTCAGGCAATACAACGCAATGCGGGGAAAATACAAACCGCGCTCATCGCCTGCTGGGATCAGGCGCACCTGGAGGCGTACCGACAGGTGCTGGGAAAACGTGTCGGCAGGGGGAACTCCTAGATGCCCCGGCACACTGCGTCGGTCATTCGCGCCACCCGCACCATCGCGCGCACGTCATGTACACGCACGGCGTTCGCTCCGTTCATAATAGCGATAGCCACCGTCGCAGCGGTGCCCTCCAGACGCTCTTCGGGCGGCAGGTCGCCCAGCACCTTGCCGATAAACGACTTGCGCGAGGTGCCAATCAGCAAAGGCAACCCGAAGGTCGTAAACTCGCGCAGGCGACGCAGGATTTCCAGATTGTGTTCCACCCTCTTGCCGAAGCCAATGCCTGGGTCCAGCCAGATATGCTCGCGCGGGATGCCTGCCTGCTCCGCCAGCTCCAGTCGCTCTTCGAAGTAACGGCTGATGTCGCGCACAACGTCATCGTAGTGCGGGTTCTGTTGCATGGTCTGCGGCGTGCCCTGGATATGCATGATACAGCACAGGGCGCCGTATCTTGCCACCACCTCCGCCATGCGGGAATCGAAACCCAGCCCGGAGATGTCGTTCACCATGCACGCCCCTGCTTGCAGCGCCCGTTCTGCCACACGCGATTTAGTGGTATCGATGGAGATGGGCGTATCCGTTCGTTCGCGCACTGCTTCGATAACCGGCAACACCCGGCGTAGTTCCTCCTCTTCAGGGACAGGCTGACTGCCTGGGCGGGTACTCTCACCGCCGATATCGAGGATGTCCGCTCCCTCTTCCACCATCTGCAGGGCGCGCTGTATCGCTGTTTCCGTTTGGGCATACCGGCCGCCGTCGTAGAAGGAGTCGGGGGTAACGTTCAATATCCCCATGACCACGGTACGCTGGTGAACAGCCTGTTGAAGGCGATGAACGTGGTTCAGTGGTACAGCACCGGTTTCCATGGAAGCTCTTTGTTTTGCATCTGGCTCAGGATGATTCGTAGAGCGGTCATGCCTGGTCGGCTCAGCGCGAATTGGCGGTCTATCAGCGCGCCTTCGATATCTTCCTGAATCTGCCGCCGGAACTGTGGGTCCTCCAGCACGAGGGTCAGGATATGGTCTATCTGGATGCGGTCCAGCATCGCCATTGCCTCCAGCGCGCGGTCAGCCAGTTCACGGTCGGTGCCGATTTCCACCACACGGTCGTAGGCAATAAGCGCAAGCCCCCACTGCCCCAGTTCCTGAAACACCTGCGCCTGATTAAAGTGATATATCGGCTCGTTGGGGGCAAGCGCGATTAGATCATCCAACACGCGCAGGGCAGATTCCCAATCGCCCTTTTGCAGGTGCGCCGCTACCAGCAACGGACGCACGGTGACATTATCCGGCTCACGACGCAACACCTGCGAGGCTTGCTCGATGGCAGCATCGAAGTTGCCCGCTTCCAGATACAGCTCCGCCATCTTCTCGCGGGCGTCGGTGCGGTGTGGTTGCAGTTCGATAGCGTGTTGCAGTGCCAGCATCGCCGCATCGGTGCGCTGGCGTTGCCATTCCAGCGCGGCAATGTGCATGTAACAGGTATATTCATCCGCCCCACTCTGCATCGCGCGTTGAATCATCGCGAGGGCGGCAGTGTAGTCCCCCTGTTGCGCCAGCTCCTGTGCCTGCCGCAGCAATCCTCTAGCTTCGTTCGATTGTCCGGCAGAGCGTTCCGTCGGTCTCATCTATTTTCCTCCCTGGCGTACACCCCAAAAGCGCAGATACCTTTTCGACGTCGGCGTCGGTTTTCCTGTTCCTGGTGGCGTGCAAACCTGTAACTATTGTACCCGACTGCTGCGCAAAATACTCGCAGTCTGCCCAGCTCTCTTGCCATCTCCTTGCGGAGGGCGAGGCTCCCGCCGATCCGGTGGTGTCGTTGCCTGATGCTTGACAACGACACAGAGATGTCCTATAGTGTAAGCGGTAGTGCAACTCTCGTCGTGTGACGAAATCCCCATGCGGTGGCGCAAGGACTACCTGAACGGTGTCTGGGCGCGCTATCCGTATGGCGTGGCGTGCGGTGCGGGTGAATTGGTAGAGCAGTAGAAGCCGCTAGAGGGTGGCAGCTGGGCGACGAGTGCTCTGTATCTGCAGGGCATTTCGCTGGTGCGTCGAAACAGAGTGGCATCACTTTGACCCGTTGGGCAGGAGAAACCTAACCCCCCCCCTGCCCCCCTTCCCTACAAAGGAAAGGGGGTGTCCGACGCGCGGCTCCCCTCTCCTCGCAGGAGAGGGGAAGGGGGAGAGGTTGACTAACCAGGCAGCGCGGAAGTGATGAGGAATATGTCGGCATCAGTGGTCAGCCGCAACCTAGTTGACGTGTTCGGGGTGTTGCGGTATCAGCAGGGCAGTGCGGAAACGTCGTGGAGGTGGGAGTGGCAGGAAAGAAAGCGAGGAGTCTATTGGTATTCTGTCATAGTAATGGGATTTTTGTGGTTGCTAGTGGCTCAAACTTGTTTTTGTCATACTGAACGAAGGGGTGCATCTCGGAGATTCTTCGCTTCGCTCAGAATGACAGTTTGGTGAGACAATTTGCTACCATCCGAGAATCAGATTATCTTGAAGTACTTGCCGATATATGCTATAGTAAGCAAGGAGATACATCCCTTCACCCCATTACTTCCCAATGGAGGAGTCAGGAGGCACGCGATGAGGCACACATTCATGCTGACACTGGGCATTGCCCTGCTTCTCGGCATCGTCCAGCAGCCCTCTTTCCCCCAGGCGGGCACGCCGATCACCGCGTCGGCGGTAGGCGAAGCCAAAGCTTCACCAGACCGTGTCACCGTCTACTTTACCCTGTATGGGCAGGGACAGACCCTCGTCGAAGCACGTCAGGCGGTACGCAACCTTCTGCAGCGGGTCACGGCGCGACTGGCTTCCTTTGGCGTAGACAAGCGGTTGCTAAAAGAGGAGGTATCGGAACTGGTTCCCTCGGTACAGGCTGGCTCGGTAACGGTAGAAGCGACGCCTGCCGCCTCTCAGCGACACTACGAGGCTTCCATCAGCTATAGCCTGCAGATGCCCGTCAGCGAGGAGAGACTGGACCGGCTGTTCCAAATACTGGACGCGCTAAGCGAGTACACCACTCGCCCGGGCACGGTGACCGGCACGGGAGGTTACGGCGGTGGCTTTGGCAGCATCGGTGCCACGCCTGCCTATCAGAACATCTACGTAGAGTTTCGCGTGCAGGATATGGAGCGTCTCAAGCAACAGGCGGTGCAGGATGGTGTGGCAAAAGCGCGTAAGATGGCGGAGACCGCCGCGAAACAGATGGGCAAGCGACAGGTGAAGATGGTGCGTCTGAACATCAACGACCCGGGCACCAGCCTGTGGCAAGCCAGTATGGGATACACCCCCGGTAGTATCAAATGGCAGCCCCTGCGGATATACATACAGGTGAATGCCACTTTCCACGCTCAGTAGAACGGATGCGCTTGGACAAGTGTCTGGTAGAACGGGGGCTGGTGGAGAGCCGTGAGAAGGCACAGGAGCTGATTCGCGCGGGTGAGGTGCTGGTGGATGGTCAGGTGGTGACCAAACCTGCCGCACCGGTTCACCCGGAAAGCGTGATTACTCTGCTGCGCCAGCCGAAGTATGTGGGACGCGGAGGCGAGAAGCTGGAAGCCGCGCTCCGGCACTGGGAACTCCCTGTGCACGGGCTGGTGTGTGCCGACGTGGGCGCGTGTACAGGAGGCTTTACCGACTGCCTGCTGCAACACGGCGCGGCAAAGGTGTATGCGATTGAGGCAGGGCATGGGCAGCTGCACCCTCGCCTGCGCGAGCACCCCCGAGTGGTATCGCTCGAAAACACCGATGCCCGCACTCTCAGCACACTGCCGGAACAGGTGAATCTGGTTGTGGTGGATGTCTCCTTCGTTTCCCTAAAGCAGGTACTGCCCGGTTTGTTCCGCTGGCTGGATGAAGACGGCGAAGTGTGGGCATTGTTGAAACCGCAGTTTGAGGCTCCACACCTCACGAAGAATGGGGTGATGCGCTCGGCACAGGTGCGTGAGCGAATCTTGCAGG encodes:
- the folP gene encoding dihydropteroate synthase, with amino-acid sequence METGAVPLNHVHRLQQAVHQRTVVMGILNVTPDSFYDGGRYAQTETAIQRALQMVEEGADILDIGGESTRPGSQPVPEEEELRRVLPVIEAVRERTDTPISIDTTKSRVAERALQAGACMVNDISGLGFDSRMAEVVARYGALCCIMHIQGTPQTMQQNPHYDDVVRDISRYFEERLELAEQAGIPREHIWLDPGIGFGKRVEHNLEILRRLREFTTFGLPLLIGTSRKSFIGKVLGDLPPEERLEGTAATVAIAIMNGANAVRVHDVRAMVRVARMTDAVCRGI
- a CDS encoding TlyA family rRNA (cytidine-2'-O)-methyltransferase; the protein is MRLDKCLVERGLVESREKAQELIRAGEVLVDGQVVTKPAAPVHPESVITLLRQPKYVGRGGEKLEAALRHWELPVHGLVCADVGACTGGFTDCLLQHGAAKVYAIEAGHGQLHPRLREHPRVVSLENTDARTLSTLPEQVNLVVVDVSFVSLKQVLPGLFRWLDEDGEVWALLKPQFEAPHLTKNGVMRSAQVRERILQEFVTWCRQQGWTVLDAFECPVAGEEGNREFWLRLREGRRL